The Taeniopygia guttata chromosome 1A, bTaeGut7.mat, whole genome shotgun sequence DNA window TGAGAGGCTGGGAGGGCTCTGCTGACTTTTCCTGCACTAGAGCAGGCTGGGCTGTCTGGTCAGGCTGTGAAACACGTGGCTGAAGGTGGGTGGGTGAAGGACACAAGTGAGACTCTGCTGTGCTCAATGCAGAGATGGCAGGAGACACACTGGGCACACATTGAAGTGTGGGAAGTTAGAATGAAAGGAAGGGTGGTTAAACACTGGATCAGGTAGCCCAGAGTGGTTGTGGAGTCCCTTTGCTGGGAGAAAAGTTGTCAGGAGTCCATccatggtgctgctgtgcatgGAAGGATTTGGGGAGAGGAGAAAGGTCAGGGGCACTATAGGGCATCATTTCTTACAGGCAGCTGGGgacaaaatacagaaattccaTTAATTGAGTGGCTGTAGTGATAAAGGAGGGATTTTATGAATGTGCCAGCATGTCTCATGCTAGGGAAGGTCAGCCACCCCTGATCACAGGGGCAAGGGGGAGCTGTCATAGAAAGAGAGACACCTGAATGTGGCAAAGTCCTTCAGTGAGGTCCCTGGAGTAAAGCATTTGGTTAAAAGTGTGTGTTTCCAAGGGGGCATTCTGTACTTAGGGCTTGGGGTGGGAGCAGGCAGCTGTATGGAAGGCTCAGCTCAGCTatcacagcagccccagaagcaGTGTGAGCAGTTGGACATTTTAGcgaagaaagagaaaacaaaaccaaaatttttccTGCCACAGACTAAAGTTGAAAGCTTAGTGACAGTGACATTTGAATTTCATCGTTTTTTTCCATGACTACTTTATATTTGGACGGGTTCTTTGCTGCACTAGGTACAGCCTTCTTATGAGCTGCTCATTGGATAAATGTCTGATGTCACATCCTTTATCCATTGTGTTTTTCCACGTATTCAGACGTTTTCCCTTGTAATTTCTTTTGAGAAAGAGGAAGTGCCCGAACATAGAATTGTAGGCGCACTCAGAGACACCTACCTCTTAAAGCTCTTCTCCAGCTGATCTGTGAATTCTGTGGTGTCTTGAAAGCTTGGAGAGGTGAGTAGTTTGCAGTTTCTTTGCTATGGCCCTTGTGttttcagaggaagaaatgGAGCCAGGCTTCCTCTGTTTGTTTTGTAATAGAATTGCACTGGCTAATGCAACGACTAAAGCGTTGGCATTGTCCGCTCCAAAAGCAGAAATGTATTTCTAACTTTATAGGGGTGTGACGGTAGTCAAGTTCTGTCCTTTGCTCAAAATGTGACAATAGCCGCAAGCCTTGCTCGTGGTTAGATTAATGTGGCACTTTCGTGCCCCTCTGCTGCATAGGAACTTCCTGGTAAGCCTCTACTGCTTTCTCTTCTTGTGCTTGCAAAGCAAAGAATTATTTACCGGGTTAACCCAGCTGTGGTGTGTGCAGGGTGGGGAATGTAAAGGGGTCTGTAAAAGGTAGGGTGGGCTGGGTTTTGCTGCCTGTAGCAGTGGCAGCACAAACTGGCATTTCTGTGCGGGAGGAGAAACCTTTTTGTGGATCCAGAGCTGATCATTTGTCCAGTGGCTGCCCCTCCTCTGTCCCCCAGTGCCTGGTGCAGAGTGATGGCTCCATGCTCTGACATTTGGGTGCCTCCCAGTGCGGCCGACAAGGCATTTTTGGCCACGGGGGAAGCTCCGTATGTGACCCAGGCACAGTGCTCAAGGAGCAATGACAAATGGGACTGTGCCAGCTGGGTGCTTTGTCGCGTTCCCTGCCACTTTGGTTACAGCTGCTGGATCAAagcttttcccctttcctgagCCGTTCTGTCCTGGAGGGTGGGCTGTTGGAGATGGAGCTCAGGGAGGCAGGAGAAATGATGGAATCCCTTAGGATGCAAGAGACCTTTGAGTGCCTGGGCACAACCAGCCAAGTCCAGCGCTAAACCACGTTCCTAGGGGCCACACCTACATGTCTGTTAAATGCCTCCAGGGACAGTGGCTCCACCGCTTTcttgggcagcctgtgccaatgCCTGCTAACCCTTCCAGGAAGTAAAATTTGTAGTAATGTCCACTCTAACTTCCCTTGGCACAACTTAAGAGCATTTCCTCTGGTCCTAAAAGTAACACCCTTCCTCACTGCTTCTTCATGTGCCCTTCCCTGTTGGCCTTTGGGGCCCAGTGGTGGGCACAGGAcgtgctgcttctgctgccccTCGCTATAAGGAGAGGCAAGGGCAGCAGTGCTGATGTTAACGCTGGGGATGGAGCTAGAGTGACTTATCTGTTTGTTGCTGCCTTGTTAATAATCTCTTCCACTCCATCCCTCCCTTTTGCCAGAAGAAGAGAGGAAGTAAGGACAGGAGAGCAGGGGGATTGCCTGTCCACCAGCAGGATCCACTGGGAGaactgagcagggcagagccagcgTTGCCTGCGCAGGGTTGGGAAGCAGCCTTGGAACTCCCTTTCCAAAGGCAGTTCATGACGTTATTGTCTGCATTTgcctcctgagctgccctgcaTCTGTTCCTTTCCCAGCCTCCATCCatcctgctggctctgctgccatcaGTAATGGGCCAGGCTCTCTGCAGGGGCAGGTGGCTGGTTTGGAAAGGCAGCAACTGCTGGCTCAACAACTGGAAGGCTGAGCttgtgtttggtttgggggAAGGACACGTTGTGTACTGGGAGAAAACAGCTCCTCTCATGATAACCAGATGTCAGTGGGAAGCTGCTCCACGTAGTCTCTGTTGACAGAACTCCAGGATTTGTCATAAAAATGGTCATATTTCCTCCTGCCAGGGGCTTTGTGTACGTGTCTCATGTCTCATGTGTCTAGAACTCTGAACTCCTAGAGGGTGAGAGATGAGTTCTCTAATGGAGTTCCATGAGTTTGTTGAGCACTGCTCTGaagctgggacacacctgtaAAGGAAGGCTCATACTCCACTGCCTCTTCTGTCACGtttgttctcttctttccctttcttcagaTCATGATGGCTGTCTCGGGAGAGCATACTCTGGCTGGAGAAAGAATGCCCAGCTGCCTCCAAAAGCTGACCAGGGTGGTGCTCAGCCACAAGCCCTGGGCCCTGTTTATCCTCATTGCTGGCTTTGTATCCTTTGCCTACACCAAGTTGTACTGGGGCGTCTGGGAGGACCCAAAGAGCAGAGCCCCCACCTACGGCTTGTCTGCTGAGACCAGCTGTGCTCACTATGTGCCTTCTGCCCTCGACATTGCTGCTGGGTCCTCTCCTCCCACAGGAAACGTGTTTTTTGTGGAGACCTCAAAGCAAACTTCCCCAAGTTACCTGTTCTCGTGCTCTGTGGAGTCAGCGGCCAGGACACACCCCACGTCAAGAGTTGTGGTGCTCATGAAAGGCTTGGCCAAAGGGAACACCTCCTTACCCGAGCACTGGGCTTTCTCCTTGCTGAGCTGCTTCCCCAACGTGGAAATCCGGCCCCTGGACTTGACAGAGCTCTTTTCTGGAACACCTCTGGCACTGTGGTTCTCACAGCCTCAGCGGCAACAGGAGCCTCATTTTTTACCTGTTCTCTCTGATGCCTGCAGAATCGTCCTCATGTGGAAATTTGGTGGCATCTACCTGGATACAGACTTCATTGTGCTGAAGAACTTGGAGAACCTCACCAATGCCCTTGGGATTCAGGGTGACAATGTGTTGAATGGGGCCTTCCTGTCCTTTAAGGCCAAGCACAAATTCGTGGAGCTTTGTATGCAGGACTTTGTGCAGAATTACAatggctgggtctgggggcaccAGGGCCCAGGGCTCCTAACTCGCGTCTTCAAGAAGTGGTGCTCCCTCAGGACTCTCAAGAGTATGAACTGCAAAGGTGTGAGTGCTCTTGCCCAAGAAGTTGTTTATCCTATTCCCTGGCAGGACTGGAAGAAGTTGTTTGAGGCAGTCAGTGCCTTGGAGCTTGAGAAACTCCTTAAGAACACCTATGCAGTGCACATTTGGAACAAACTGAGCCACGGGACCAAGTTAGAGATCCcctcccaggctctgctggctcagCTCTATGCCCAGTTCTGCCCTGCCACCTATGCAAAGATGAAGCAGGACTCTGAAGAGGTGTCCAGGCGTGCAGTGTGACCTGGAGCCCTTGGCTGCAGGGATGTTCCCCAGGCGGAAGGAAACCGAGTGCCTTTGACCTACCCCAGAGTTGGTTTTTAGTCCCCAGAGCCAGTGTTCTGTGTGACAGCTCTGTGCTTTTGAAACTGATATTCCTGATATCTGACTCAGATCCTTTGTGTTTCAAATTTACAGCAGAACCTGGCTTCAGCCTCTCTTGCTGTCCTTCACAGGACCTGCTGCTCAGCATCCCTCGGCTGGTGCTCTCTTGCTGTTCTCCAGTGGTTCGTCCTGTGAATCccagcctgagcagccccttGTGATGATTCCACAGCTGTAGGAACCCTTGGCTTGCTCTCTGTGGCATTTCTGAGTTTGTGAAGCGATACCAGGCAATGCCAAAGGGCACAGATTGCTGGGGCTCAGAGCAGATTTCCATGGCTGGCAAAGATTCTTAACACGTGGGGAAATACATGAAGCGTATATGAAATTTGCTTTAAGAAGCAGCAAACAGTTGAGATCCCTGCGCAGCTCAGTGTGAAGTTGTTCTAAACTTCATAAGTGAGAAACGTTCAAATGCTGCTTCCTACTGCTTCTGATTCCCCAGCAGTGGGATGACTTGTTTGGGACTCCTCCGGAAAACAAATAGACAAAAGCAGTTCCTTGAAGAGCAGAAATTATTAAGGTCCTTGCTCTGCTGAAGTATTTCTTGTGGATACCAACATCTAAGCAGCCATTGTCCCACTCTGAAGGGGCTCAGCATTGCctgtttctgcagtgctgtgaggaggaTTACATCCCTTTCATTGGGACATTGGGCCCATGGTGGAAGTCCAGAGGACAACATGTCCACATCAACAGGAGGACCAGGTGCAGGACTCCaagcagtgtccccagggacaAAACTAAAAACTCACAAGCATAtgaaggttggaaaagacctccaagaccaGAGAGTCCAAGCTTCAATTCTGTATCACCATACCCACTGGCCTTTATCCCAAAGTGCCATGTGTACTCATTGTTtggagcacttccagggatgctgaCTCCATCGCTTCAGTTGGGAGCCTGTGGCACACAGTGCTTAAGCACGCTGAAACTTTTCCTCATATCTGAGCTGAACCTACCGTGGTGCtgggagtgctgcatccagccctgggatcccagcacagcaaggacagggagctgctggagccaggccagagcagggacaccaaggggatcagagggatggagcagctctgctgggaggaaaggctgagggaactgggattgttcagcctggagaggagaaggctttgGAGGCTTTGGGGTGATATAATCATGGCCCTCCAGTGCCTTAAGGGAGCTTAAAGGAAAGGTGCAGAGAGACTCTTTGCAAgggcctgcagtgacaggacaagagggaatggcttcccactgacagagaGCAGGTTTGGATTGGATATGAAGAAGcaattcttccctgtgaaggtggtgaggccctggcacaggttgcccagagaagcttcctatccctggaagtgtccaaggccagggtgGATGGGTCTCGGAGCtgcctgggatagtggaaggtgtccctgtctaTGGTAGGAGGGGTGGCACAAGATGATCTTTAgcgtcccttccaacccagaccattccatTGATTTCCCCTCATCCTGTCCTtggttccctgggagcagagcctgacccccacctggctgcaccctcctgtcagggaggtgtggagagcaataaggtcccccctgagcctccttttcctccaggtccaacagccccagctccctcagccgctcctcatCAGccttgtgctccagccccttgcccagctccgttccctcctctggacacgctccagcccctccatgtccaccttgcagtgccagggccagaactggacacagcacttggGCTGAGGCCTCCCCAGTGCCCACAACAGGGGgacagtccctgccctgctcctgctgccgcACCATTGCTGCCCTGGCCAGCAGCCTTTGGCCTTCTCGCCCACCTGGCCATGCACTGTGGAGAAGCAGGCTGGGCCCTTTCCTGCTGGGCTCTTCCCAGCCACtctttcccagcctggagctgctgggggttGTGACCCAGgggcaggacccggcacttcAGGTCTTGTTGAACCTCAAGGACATGAACCGGGGCTGGCTCTGACAGCgggccctggggcacagcaccAGTGACCCGCTGCCAGCTGGATTAATTCCACCCCCAttctctgggcccagccatccAGGCAGTTTATTCCCAGCAAACAGGGAAGCTGTTAAATCCGTGGGCTGCAAGGACAATGCTCTCCAGGAGAGCGCTGTGGGAGCAGCGAGCAAAGGCTTTCCTGGAGGCCCAGGTacacaacatccacagcctttccccaTCCATTGGAGTTCACAGAAGGAGGTTGGGTCGGTCAAGCAGGACCTGCTGGAACTCGTGCTGGCTGGGCCTGATGCCCCAGTGGTGCAGCACACATCGTGTCATTGCACTCCAGCTAATCTGTTCCATACCCTTCCCTGGCACCGAGGCCAGGCTGACAGGCCTCTGGTTCCCCCAGTTGTCCTTCCAAGGCTTCTCATGGAGGGGTGTGTCACATTGGCCAACCTCCAGTCACCCCGGAGCTCTCCGGTTCACCAGGACTGCTGAAAAATGATGTCGAGAGGACCTTTGTGagctgcttcagcagctcccagcagagggATGGCATCTCCCTAGACTTGTGCACGTCTGGGCAGCACCGCAGCTCACTGACAACTTCCTCCTGCAGTGTGGGGACTTtgttctgctccctgttttTGTCATCTGGCCAAGGGGCTGGATATGCAGAGGGCGACTAGGCTTTTGGTTAAAGGCTGAGGTCCAGCAGGCATTGAGTACCTCAACCTAttcctcatccctggaggtcATGTTCCCACCCCAGCATGCAATAAAGGATGGAGACTCTCCTTGTCCTCTTTTTGTCATTAATGCATTTGGAACTGCTTTTTCTCCTAACTTTTATGCTGGTGGCCGGGTTGACTTCTAGCTGGACTTTTACCTTTGTAGTTTTCTCTCTAATTAACTTCATGGCATCCTTGTAGTTTTCCTGAGTTGCCTGACCCTTCTTCCAGCACTCCTTAACTCTCTGTTCTTCCCTGAGTCCCAGTGGAAGCTTGCTGTTCACGCAGGCCAGCCTTCCCTGAACCAGTTTACGGCACATTGCAATGGGCTTCTGCTCCACCTCTATTACCTCCTTCCTGAGGAACGTCCACCTTCCTGGCCTCCTTGGCCCCTCAGGACTGCCTCCCAAGGGATTCTCTCCACCTGTGCTCCAAACTGACCAAAGCCTGTCCTTCACAAACCTAAGCTGTGGTTTTGCTGACCCCCTTCCTCCCTTCACTGAGAACTGAAATCCAACTGTGTCACGGTCACGGTACCCAAGATGGCCCCTGGCAACCTCCTCTCCCACCAGTGCTCCTCTGTTTGCAAACAGCAGATCCCCTGGGATACCATCCCTGGTGGGCTTTGCCTGCCAGCTGTGTCAGCAAGTTCTCTTCCACATGCTCCTGGAAGCTCCTGGAGGGTCTCCTGTCTGCTGGGTGGGATTCCAGCAGACGCCTGGTAAGATGAAGATGTCACTGAGGATGTAGGCAGTGGATGCTGTGGGGTCATCCATCTATCTGTAATGCAAATCCAtcactcagcactggtgagggaCGCCTGGAGGCTGGTTCTGGAATCCCAGGATGAGGGAGGCGTGTCCATACTGGAGCGAGTCCGGCAAAGGGCCGCTAAGGTGAGAAGGGGACTGGAGCACACGGTGCATGACGAGAGGCTGGGAGGGCTCTGCTGACTTTTCCTGCACTAGAGCAGGCTGGGCTGTCTGGTCAGGCTGTGAAACACGTGGCTGAAGGTGGGTGGGTGAAGGACACAAGTGAGACTCTGCTGTGCTCAATGCAGAGATGGCAGGAGACACACTGGGCACACATTGAAGTGTGGGAAGTTAGAATGAAAGGaagggtggtgaaacactggatCAGGTAGCCCAGAGTGGTTGTGGAGTCCCTTTGCTGGGAGAAAAGTTGTCAGGAGTCCATccatggtgctgctgtgcatgGAAGGATTTGGGGAGAGGAGAAAGGTCAGGGGCACTATAGGGCATCATTTCTTACAGGCAGCTGGGgacaaaatacagaaattccaTTAATTGAGTGGCTGTAGTGATAAAGGAGGGATTTTATGAATGTGCCAGCATGTCTCATGCTAGGGAAGGTCAGCCACCCCTGATCACAGGGGCAAGGGGGAGCTGTCATAGAAAGAGAGACACCTGAATGTGGCAAAGTCCTTCAGTGAGGTCCCTGGAGTAAAGCATTTGGTTAAAAGTGTGTGTTTCCAAGGGGGCATTCTGTACTTAGGGCTTGGGGTGGGAGCAGGCAGCTGTATGGAAGGCTCAGCTCAGCTatcacagcagccccagaagcaGTGTGAGCAGTTGGACATTTTAGcgaagaaagagaaaacaaaaccaaaatttttcc harbors:
- the A4GALT gene encoding lactosylceramide 4-alpha-galactosyltransferase isoform X2, whose amino-acid sequence is MRLEGSSEIILKQPRINFCIWLQIMMAVSGEHTLAGERMPSCLQKLTRVVLSHKPWALFILIAGFVSFAYTKLYWGVWEDPKSRAPTYGLSAETSCAHYVPSALDIAAGSSPPTGNVFFVETSKQTSPSYLFSCSVESAARTHPTSRVVVLMKGLAKGNTSLPEHWAFSLLSCFPNVEIRPLDLTELFSGTPLALWFSQPQRQQEPHFLPVLSDACRIVLMWKFGGIYLDTDFIVLKNLENLTNALGIQGDNVLNGAFLSFKAKHKFVELCMQDFVQNYNGWVWGHQGPGLLTRVFKKWCSLRTLKSMNCKGVSALAQEVVYPIPWQDWKKLFEAVSALELEKLLKNTYAVHIWNKLSHGTKLEIPSQALLAQLYAQFCPATYAKMKQDSEEVSRRAV
- the A4GALT gene encoding lactosylceramide 4-alpha-galactosyltransferase isoform X5, which translates into the protein MMAVSGEHTLAGERMPSCLQKLTRVVLSHKPWALFILIAGFVSFAYTKLYWGVWEDPKSRAPTYGLSAETSCAHYVPSALDIAAGSSPPTGNVFFVETSKQTSPSYLFSCSVESAARTHPTSRVVVLMKGLAKGNTSLPEHWAFSLLSCFPNVEIRPLDLTELFSGTPLALWFSQPQRQQEPHFLPVLSDACRIVLMWKFGGIYLDTDFIVLKNLENLTNALGIQGDNVLNGAFLSFKAKHKFVELCMQDFVQNYNGWVWGHQGPGLLTRVFKKWCSLRTLKSMNCKGVSALAQEVVYPIPWQDWKKLFEAVSALELEKLLKNTYAVHIWNKLSHGTKLEIPSQALLAQLYAQFCPATYAKMKQDSEEVSRRAV
- the A4GALT gene encoding lactosylceramide 4-alpha-galactosyltransferase isoform X4 → MSPARVGHAATHRHSSETTQIMMAVSGEHTLAGERMPSCLQKLTRVVLSHKPWALFILIAGFVSFAYTKLYWGVWEDPKSRAPTYGLSAETSCAHYVPSALDIAAGSSPPTGNVFFVETSKQTSPSYLFSCSVESAARTHPTSRVVVLMKGLAKGNTSLPEHWAFSLLSCFPNVEIRPLDLTELFSGTPLALWFSQPQRQQEPHFLPVLSDACRIVLMWKFGGIYLDTDFIVLKNLENLTNALGIQGDNVLNGAFLSFKAKHKFVELCMQDFVQNYNGWVWGHQGPGLLTRVFKKWCSLRTLKSMNCKGVSALAQEVVYPIPWQDWKKLFEAVSALELEKLLKNTYAVHIWNKLSHGTKLEIPSQALLAQLYAQFCPATYAKMKQDSEEVSRRAV